Within Lytechinus variegatus isolate NC3 chromosome 15, Lvar_3.0, whole genome shotgun sequence, the genomic segment ATTCACAAATTTGTAAATTGACCACTTCAGCCTGTGCTGATGGCCAATATTTAtatgtacataatatatatatatatatatatatatatcaatacataaaataacaaataaaaaatagataaaataacaaataaacacTAGTTTTCCTGGGATCTCAAATGTAGTTTTCATAATTAATCCTAATTGTTCCCTGCACTTGGGATTATCTAATCCTTCAACTTTTTAAGTATCACTCGCTCTGCGTACCCTTCAGGAAAAAGCTGTCAACCACCTTAGGAAAATTAGGCATCTCGTAGTAATGAAAATTGTTGGTGAATacgaaacataaaaattaatcaTGTACTCTCCTCAAACGAACTTACATTTTTTCTGATTTGCTCGTCTGTAACCACTGTTTGAGTAAATATTCATAGTAGCTATCGGCTCGTGCACCCAGGGTCAAGATAGAGTTGGGTCGGAATTGACCAGAGTTGGCATTGATAAATATTGGTACCAGACCTTCTTTCTTTGGCAAATTGTGAAGGTGCATCATTACCTGTTTAAGAAAAGGATATAGAACTGAAACACATGTATTTATCTCAGTGCTCTAATCTCATCAAtgtgtattctgaactcaggctCAATTCAAactctgggccccgtcttacaaagagttacgattgatccaatcaattgtaattcTATGTAAATCCAtcagtatcattattttttctacacgcaatttgcaaaatgtcctttgtaatcaaatgagaacacaccaaattgtcaagaaatcaatgaatttatggatatacattcatatctgactttgaaacagagggtcatggattcgaatcccagccatggcataatttccctcagtaagaaatttatccacactgtgctgcactcaacccaggtgagatgaatgggtacacGGTAGAAAGacattccttgaatgctttgaacgcctaggcagcccagccggggtaataataatagcagggcccactgggagaacagttttcataaCTGAAGTGGCTTTCCTGGGTAAacatacctatattattattattattatatcgagaaattgttttaaacaaacatgcattttatctgttgactttgctggctttccatagttgtgattgatcggaatAATCgaaactctttgtgagacggggccctgggctccatcttacaaagagttacgattgatccaatccattgtaactctatggaaatccatcagtgtcataattttttctaccgaaaatttgcataatgtcttttgtaaacaaaggagaacacaccaaattgtcaagaaagcaatgaatttatggatattcatttatatctagaatttattttgaacaaacatgcattttatatgttgacattgctggctgtccatagttgtgattgatcagatcaatcacaactctttgtaagatggggcccaggtcTTAAGTTGTGGATTAAATATGGATAGCCAAATGTGACACAAATTACCAACAGTACAAGGTTCAACATCTCAGCTCATTTGACAGTCAAATCATTAACAATTTCTGGCATTGATAGTAAAATAGTTTTCTTCAACTATCAAAGTATAAGGAAAGTGCAAAGTTAACCCGAGAAACATACAATatacttttgaaatttttgtcCCAAGTTAAGGGGACTTCAGGATACAGGATATTTAATTCAGATTTGTGAATTATCAATCATTACGACATTTCTAGTTAGGCCGATTCAAAATGTTTGAACAGCGTTCAAACCATTAAATAATAAACGTTTCCCTATATCTATACTCATTTGACTAAATGGGGGGGGGAACCTTCACCAATAGTTcctgaaattttacatttcaCACCTTTAtgtttataaaataattttttttctccatattttaattaaattcttttttcgaataataataataatataggtatatttacccagggaagctgcttcagttccgaaaactgttctatcGGGCCCAGCTATtttcattaccccggctttagctgggctgcctaggcgctcaaagcattcaaggaatttcttcttaCCGGGTAACCATTCATctcaccttggttgagtgcagcacagtgtggataaatttcttgctaaaggaaattacgccatggctgagattcgaacccacgaccctctgtttcgaagtccgaagactaatccactgggccacaatgctccactgTCACTGGaactatcaaaatgaaaaatatttcccttcTTTCTTGCCTATGAAAGATCAACGTCTCTAagcacttatttatttattttcttaccctggtcatcggatcctggcGTGCCCGACACATACTTTTCCTCacccctggggagcattccaacaagactTTTCAAACTACAAGTCATGCTACACttgctttcacatcctaccaggtatcCATTTAACACTTGGGTGGAGAATGGCAAAGTGTGGACACTTGGCCGCAGTGGGATTCAAatacatgaccctctgattaccaGGCGAGAGTCAAAACTGCTATACCATGATGCttaaatgacaaacatataagcaagtataatcaCTATCATGTGAACAAATCATTACAAACATCTACATAAACATTAATGTGAAATCATCTGACCTTATCTACAGCTTGCTTGTACTTTGGATCCCCCGTAGTAAATGAGAGATCACGGAACTCGAGTTGAATAGTACTGACTTCAGAGACGGAGCTGTCAGGTCCCCAGCGCGGTGCGTGTGCATTACCTGTATACAAGTTGACATCTGAGAAGGGTACAGGTGATTTACTCTGGAAACAACGCAGTAGGCTGTCACCTAGTACCACCTGTTAGACAAGGACACAAAGTGTTACATGGTGCCAATCGGTAACTTTGGCATATAAAGAATTAAATGCAAAGACAATGAAAGATTTCTTCTTCTATGACAACATTCAACCATTAAAAGAAAGATAGTTagaatacataattataaaacatgATTCATCATTTGAACCAAGCCTGTTTGGGGTTCGACTAAACCCCCTAGAATTTTCAAAAGCTAGAAAAAAATagagggaaaggaaaatagAAACAACGAGAAAGGATCAAAGGCCCTAATTGAAAACCCTGGCTATGGGGCTGTGAACTGATATGATTTGATTTATCATGATGGTATAATTAGTTATATTATCCTAGAGAAGTAAGTAGACCCTCTacaaaaacaaatctttcaGTGAAACTTTTTACCCAAAAGATTTCTTTTACTAAAAAATAGTTATAGAATAGAGAAGACATGACAGGATAATTCAATTCTTCTGACCATCAAACAATTgatcataaataaataaatggcaTAATCAAAACCAATTATAAGTATATTGTAAGTGTTAACAAgaattacaattgattgtatCTTTGATGTGACAGGATCCTATACTTACAGCTTTTTGAAGAAACATATCATCACCAGTGAGATGGTAGGTACTGAGAAAGCTCCCTAAAACTCGGATTGTTGTCTCAAATAAATTAACGTCTTTGTTAGGAGTTACGCTCATCTGTGCTATATGATCCCGAGCCTCTTGAAACTctgcaaacaaaattaaatgtacatCTTGATTATAAATCTGGACTGGACGTGTTAAGAAACAGTCACTTCTGAGAAAGTGGGTTACAGAATGTACTTACCATCGGTCAAGCCAATGATGACCATGTATCCAGACTGGCCACCACGGTCAAGAAACATTAATTTCTGAGAGAGTGGGTTACAGGTTGTACTCATTGTTTCCAAACTGTCAGCCATGGTTAAGAACAGTAACTTCTGAGAAAGCGGGTTACAGATTGTACTCACCATCTGTCAAGCCAATGATCACCATTGTATCTAGACTGTCCACCATggtaaaaaaacatatatttttaagaGAGTGGGTTACAGGTTGTACTGACCATCGTTCAAGCCCATGATGACCATTGTATCCAGACAGTCCACCATGGTCAAGAAACATTAATGTATCCAGACAGTCCAACATGgttaaaaaacattgatttcTGAGAGAGTGGGTTACAGGTTGTACTCACCATTGGTCACGCCCATGATGACCATTTTATCTAGACCAGCAACCATGGTCAAGAAACATTAATTTCTAAGAGAGTGGGTTACAGGTTGTACTCACCATCGGTCAAGCCCATGATGACCATTGTATCCAGACTGTCCACCATGGTCAAGCTAAGAGTGAACCATTCACTCCATTTTTTGCTGATTGGTTTGAGTTCATCATGCCCCCAAGCATGAGCCTTGTAAGCTTTCCAGGCATGTTTGAAGGCATCCACCACGGCACGCTGACGATCATTCTTTGCACCTACAAGGAAAGACAAGAAAGCTTTAGATCTTTATTTTGTACTGATTTATGACTTCTCCATGGATAATACTTGTGGCAATTCTGtaaaatattttgtgtgtgtgtgtgttcaacTCTCATTTTTGTCCATGCTTCCATAATCTCATGGATtacttttatcttttttagAAGTACATGACatctttcaaaacaaaatgtagaACAAAGATATATCAATTTAAGTAGCTCCCTCACATTAAACTTTCTTGCACTGCCTAGTGCACAGCTAATGACAACAAAGAAGATCATGAATCGAGAAGATAGTTCCATTAGAGGAAAATAGCAATCAAACCAACATATTCATAAGCTTTTATAGGAAGAAATTCAACACAATTTAGATGCTTAACCTGTAACAGCTCGGCTCTATTTTATAcaaaaagttacgattgatcccatCAACCTCAACCATGGAAAGCCAACaaagtcaacatctaaaatacaattttgtttaacaaatattttctagctatgctgttattcatacattcatatttCTGTTGAGAATTCAgagtgcttctctttgtttacaaatgacattttgcactttcctgaagaaaaaattgatgTATTTCCAaatatacttgaggttgattggCTCAATtgtgactctttgtaagacaggggtCCTGATGTCAATCAGCCAGAGTTGAACAAGATTAatgaccaggggggtgtttcacaaagatttaagtatgacttagagtcgcacttaaatgtctagttgcgcgcagtataaaaggcatgacagcattggtcagatcatgccaagaggacgcgcactactgcgtattgatcaataagattgcgcgttgcatatcatgtacgcgtctacatttaagtgcgacctaagtcatacttaaatctttgtaaaacaccccCCTGTAGAAGTTATGTAATGCCACTGGAAATTCCACATATTGCCTAACATCCATAATAATTCcataattcataatttattgttcgaaatagacatgaaatgaaatactccgaaaatttgctttgcccaattgatcgtgggcccggcagccgctgtgcagcgccagatcgacgaggctctatccctttaatcatttaacgccaaacagggtagcagcaactcccatcttttaacgtcttttggtctgacacggccggggtttgaacccccgacctcccggttgtgagacggatgctctaccaactgagccaacacatcAACATCTCACTTTCCCTCAGCAAACAAGTTGCTTGAAGTTAAGCAGGCACGGCAGCAGAATTGCTTGCTGGTACATCAAGTTTACTTTCCCCAAAAGAAGTCTCTATTGCTGGTATTTCCAATGCTTTTTTACAAAGTCTGGGGTCCCCAAGAATGCCGGCACATATGAATTTAATTGCAAATGTGCAATTGCCAATCAAATTTCCTGTTGCAAGTCACATTTGTTCAAAGCATCATgtatcaaccaatcagaatgtATGTTTCATTATCACTGTATTAAATGTCAGAGAAGAGATTGAAAAGCATCTACTTACCATACATTGAATGAGGATCATTATTGCCAAGATTTCTTTCCTCATTGTCTGGAAAAGGTATCACTACTTCTTTCTCATCATTCTCCTACACAGGTAAAACACAACAGCAAACAAATACATAATGAATACCAGTTTACCGTCGTGCGAATattcttacattttttaaataaaaaaggttaccaattatttattaatatatttgtTCATGTTTGTTGGTGTCAAAATATCACCTAATCTACAATTACACCCTTATTGCATCTAATTcacttttaaaatatcaattcCACCTCTTTGTTGttctttataaatattttttgggtaaaattatgatttggtttttaaaagaaacagaATTGAAACTGTTTAAACACAGTGCTTTCTGCAAAAACCCACTAGAATTTCGATAGCACTGAAAATGTAAGCCTTTAAAATCACCAGAAATCGAAATATTTGCTGTCAAACTTACACTCCCAATAATTCATCCTCATGgttaaaacattttgaaaagaaatgtgAAATACAAGATAAGAGAAAGTCTGAATTTGATGTTTAAAAATTTGTTTGATAAAAAGTCTTGAGAATTACCCAGAAATAAATCATACACTTTTGTTCTGGTTGTTGCTTCAAAAATGGTATGGTGCCATGATTTATGAAACATCAATAACACTTTTAATTTAAGAGTTACCACACAACACTAAAGGAAACTATAACAATGATTATATCAACTAAATTGCCTTGCAAAAGCTACAAAATCAAATAAGATTTTGGCTAGGAAAGCTCAAAACATTTGTACCTTTAATTTATGACCTAACTCATAACTaattaaaaaaagcaaataaGAACAAATAGATCCAAATATGATAGTTTCATAAACAAATTCCATGCACAAATGAAGACAAATATATGCCAGATAACATTACGGAAATAACTTCCtccaaataaaattcaaatcttGAATTAATTTAAACTAAACACATGCTACCAAATGGCAGAAAGGCCCATCCTTTAGTGAATGGGAGAGCAATCAATGAAGTGATTTGTGAATGGCTTTCACTAACAACTGCCATGAGCCATTGAAATTCTCAAAtgtgattggctaagagcaaattaGTGAAAATCAGTGACAATCTTTTCATGAAACCCTCCCCTGAATGCATGCACTACTTTACCTACACCGCCCCCATCATGCTAAAATAAGCAGATTCAGCCAAAAGATAAAAGATGAACAGAGAGCCACAGATGGACaccaatttttttcatccaacaaTTTTGTTACCCCTAGGGCACCCGCGGCAGCGCCCACGTCCGAACGATCTATATCATATTCTtctccatcatcattgtcgtcatcGCTGATGTTGTCTGCTATGTACACATCATCCTCATTATTCCTCACCCCTTCCTTGACTACATCCGGTGGGACTTGGATGCCGAGATGGGGCAAGACCCTCTCTCCGTCTGCAAGCTCTGTGTCCTCGTCTCTGATTGGTTGGTTCATCTCTGCGGGGTCTCCACCATCTGTATCCCGATCTCTGATTGGCTGGCCTCCCAATTTGGGTGGACCCCTCTTCCCTGGCCTACCCTGTAATGTTAACCATAGTAATATAATTGAATAAGTAatcaattatttgattaatttaaGAATTGATCAATcgattcaattatttattctttttaattcaattgttttgtattatttccCACTTTCAATCTTTCATATTTACTACAATGATACAGTAGCACTAATGCATGCTATAATCACTTTTTaagtaaatgtaaaaagataCACAATAccataaatgataaaaacaaaataaaaatcgtgtacatgtatgtatgaatgaatgaatgattgaatgagcTAACGAACGAATGAATGATTTGACCTGAAAAGGGTAACAGAATACTATTCCCTTCGAGATCCAACTGACCAAAAAGTAATATTCACCTTGAAACCTTTGTCCTTCTCCAACTCATCTCCTACTCCTGGGTTGAAATCGTCATTGACAGGATCATGCCCCTCCTGCCCCCCTCCTCCGATCCCTAACCAATCTttattctcttcatctttcCTTGCAAGGGGATTGTCATCTAACCCTCTGTCCTTGGTTTCGTCAAGCACAAAATGTCTGAAAACAACAAAGCTGGCAAGAACACCGATAAGGAGTATCACCATGACAACCTTCCTCTGGAGACGAGATAACCTCCTCCATATCTacagagaaaaatatgaaaatgcaaGAATCAATAGATTTTACAACAAAGAGATTTATAAATCAATTCATTGaatgttcaataaaaaaattagcacTGCCAACATCATTGCTTTGATAGGTTTTAATCAAAATTactgattaaaaaaagagaaagtacTAATAACCCAGCATTTAGAATTGTGatcttgatttttaaaaaaattaaaaaacaccacatgcatattttttacatttttctatATGGAAAACACTGTTCaattgaaattttgaagaatatACTTTTATCTATTTAATTAAAATTCAATCAAAGAAGAATGTATGATATAATCATGACATCTTTTCTTGGAGAATGAATGGTGGCATGTAAATAGGTTTGTACAATGTCATATCGCTCTTCATGCCTCATACTCTAGGCAATGCTTTAATGTATTTTCAcatgatttataaaatgcaACACGAAACCAGCAGAATTTGATAATTCAATACAAACAACATTACCTTTTACTTTACAAATATCATGGTAGTTTCACATAAGACTAATTCACCTACATATCAATGTCAAACATTTATTCAGTCACTCTTTCTTTTATCAAATGACagggtacatacatgtatcctgGTAATCGAGTTTTATTTGGTGACAGAGCCGCAAAGACTCCCTTTTTCAAGTCCTTACTGTACCAGATATCCAGGTTACTGCGCACTGCAATAAAATTCAATGGCTTCTTTAATTGCGTTTTATTTATGACTGACATGCTGCTGGTACAATGTTCAGTATTTTTAGTTTGATTTTAATTgaagagataaaatgaaaactTACCCTCCAACAAGACTGTGTTCTCCTGGCTTTGTTGTTATCATAATCTACTATCGTTGCTTTGTTTGTGAATGGCAGCATGATGATGCCCTCTGTTGGTAAAGCCTATTCTAACAGTGAAACTGTCCAAAAATGGATAAAGAACAAAGAGATTGAAAGTTTGAAACTCACTGAACAGACAGATTTCCATCTTAAAACTCTTATCTTGATCTgtcgataattttttttgtctacCGGTATTTCATGAgatttgaaataacaaaacagatggaaaatttaggtctataacaaaataatgactGCTGGAATCCACAGCACTCTTTCATAGCCATCATGTACAGCAAGGCTCGACAGATTAGCGGTGGCCACCAGAAATTCacctcgggcaaccattattgaaaaaatgttaagttttggtggcccaaatcgggcaaccaataattttcgaAAGTGGTGCAATTTTCCTCCAGATTTTGCAGATTTCTACAGTtgaaattgcaagccaattcgtcatgcaccctttttgttaatctacacacaaatacacacacagaaagattgcatagtcacaGAGAtaccaagttcaaagaccagctatgtgtgagattttctgtgaatctgagtgagatcacagacattgtgtacaatgtatatggggataggctgtgatagttgcgtgagacagagatttgaggggatgataaagcagagctaccaagtctcacgcattatgcgtgagactcaagcattttggactcttgttaatcccctcaaatctctgtctcacgcaaatATCACAGCCTATCCTCATATACAttgtatagtgagtgattgtattaccgaccagccttgtattaccgaacgcgcgcatcatatgcgtcagaaaataatcaaatacgctcaaacctttgcaacttccttccaaagggaacttaaatagaaaaatgatgtaaaattatcaaaaacacaatttcgaagtctttatatcctcaaaacaataaaatatggccaaaatagctcatcagtgactttgttgttttcccaacttttcccatagaaaacacacgttcggtaatacgataccttttcaagtgaccaaaatatttcacttgcgaagaggggtccgattggaagctgatgtcgtaaaaatgaaaaacaatttcggcaaaatttctgcatatttatattttgtaggtatttgtgtatttatggtgaaagtttggtgaattttattggaataatgtgtttgatatgatcaaattcatgaagtgttcggtaatacgatccactaccatacacaatgtctgtgatctcactcagaatTCACAGTAAATCTCACGCATACAAGTTGCCAAGCCAAGTTCTTTGAACTTGGCAACTCtggaacaagagtccaaaatgcttgagtctcacgcataatgtgtgagacttggtagctctgtagtcatgacagtatggaGGCCTACCACTACAGCATACAGTATATATTCAGCCGGCCTCGCCGGCCGTCTGGCGTGCATGAgcttgcatgcatgaaaccactgcagctagctgtgcgctagcagactattcagactcagggagctacGATATGAAATGTTACTGGAAAGAAATCTtccacagaactttgaaaatctacgtcaaagtcacattttacaccaatgaaatgcccttctacagtccatattactacATCCTGATTATTTACAAGCATTAAaaagaggaattatgacctctcttttgactcaaaaagaccgatttccaaatgcattaatacacataaaactcATAGGTGAGTACATACAGTCCCACTTATGCATTtttatgtatgttgatatttggtttctttcgaagctgtgtcgtttctagccaaaaataaacagacagcttctttctttgttgtttataaatgacttcttaaaccactcttaaggaagtaaatactttgggaaggcatttcattgatatgaaatgtgaatttttccatcattttgtcaaatatagggaaggacttttctcactgtttttttccAGATAGGCCGTTAACTTTTGCcgttttctaatttttttcttttattttttctatagtgattaaggtacatgtatttataccccttcccattgaatatgcctgattaaagaatatgtttctactgaataattataataataattttccccattttatattaattttgtcttattcatttttctttcattttcttttgttttttctctaaatttttttttcctgttctttttttttctttcttcattttctttcctttgttgtaaattcacttatttatttttttaatttttgttttctttttttcaatatacaattctaaaaattatttttgtttgtttcccccttttatgcattgttctaattttgcagcatatttttctgtgattttctcctgctataataatatatagtaataatacctgggaacaatacaatttttttgttctctttcaatcatttcatatttacaatgatagaacaatttatatattaccacaaatcaataagcaaagtaaaataacagcaagcacgatttacatacaagatgtacaaagtgGAAGTAACTTAGTGGTAGTGGCTGCAGaattaatatttcagaaatttgttttattcatttttaattaatgtttttctttatatttttcgggccaccaaactttactaacgggccacaaaaaaaattatttgaaggttttggttgcccgaacgggccaccaccaaaaaaagttaatgtggagccttgtgtACAGTATATGATGCACCAAAAGATACTCCTTTTTAGAGGCACAAGGATGGCATGGGAAACTGTCTCTTATACAGGTGCTACATGTAACTCCAAAAATAAAGACTTGagagaccaattttctttgttaacATTTACTAAAAAATGATTACCTAGCTTGACAGCACATAAAAAGTGATTATGGCCATGTGTAATGAGGTCACCTACGTTTGCATTACAGGGTGATTCTTGCTTTGCATCACCTTATTAACTTCAAAAGTCTCTATCTCACTAAGTTTATACCCCATGATagtaaaagtttttttattttttgaaaggaCATTTCTCAAAGAACCTCAATATGCACTCAAATAACATTGGGGGTAAGGCATTAGTGTTATATGGCGTTGAATAGAAGAATATTAATAATTTGTCAAATCTAATATTTGTGATTATAATAATTTGTATAGTCCCCCAATGaccaaaataatcatatttctgTACAGCACAGAGTCAGACCTTTTTAACAATGTACATACTGGGCTTATGGTCAAGAAATTACTTCAGATTCAACCGGAacatatgcaattttttttcaaaaaaattaaagaaatgtaTATATTGTGTGTGCTATTTTTGCCTGCAATAACATTACATGGTGGCCTGGTGGGTATATACTGTATTCATCTTATTTAAAgtataaaacaatttaaaataaattatcatATTATACCAAATAATACCTCTTCACATATTGTGAGTCTAAATATCTCTGACCTGTGTCATTTGACCTTTCCAATCTGTAACAAAACCAAGTATCACTTTCATCCTACAGAATAGTAGAAATCACATTTTCTGTAAACAAACTAGATTGAAATTTAGAATaactaaagaaaaatatgtggaAGAATTGTTGTAAAAATTTTCGacaatatcatttatttttctatgcTTTTGACCTTGTTTTTGTATTTACATGAATACGACATTGCAAGACTAATTTGTAATCAATTCACAATAAAGGAAAATTTTCTCGCTTTAATTTGACAGCAAATTTGTAGTCAAGCTTTCACACAAatatgaaccttttactagtaCCAAAAATAGCACAAAATATTGAGAATCCCCACTGACTTTGTACAGGTGGCACCGCTTCAGGCACCATCCCTAGTGCTCAATCTTTAGAGATGTGAAGTTCTATTTATCATAGAGCAATAAAACTTTCTAGATAATTAGCCAATGAATTCAGCTTTAAAATTATACCAAACTTGTTGCCATAGCTACTTtggttttgaaaatatgaagGAATAACTCAACAAATTAACCAAAATATGTAACAGCACCACCCTTTTCGGTGGGCGACCTCAAGACACATGGCATCAaagatttattattataatttttccttttcatcATCTACTCAAAATCATAGATCTACATTTTTTCACATAGTTTTTGTCACCATGTTAACAAAACAAATGAGCATCTAACCTCAGTAAGACAAACaaatttattggaaaaagaacTGACTTGTTCATGTTGTTTCTTTCATGCATGGACATGTAACATGAAGTTAATTGATATTTGTTTACTCAAGCTTTTCAAGGATAAATGTTTAGGTGCAGGTCAAGCTACACTTTAATACACTAAactttaattgaaaatgaaatattttttttagtttgggcaTGTAGTCCAAGTAATTGGGCTTGGTCTTTTAACTGTTACTGCTATGTTAGACAAT encodes:
- the LOC121428457 gene encoding endoplasmic reticulum mannosyl-oligosaccharide 1,2-alpha-mannosidase-like isoform X2, which translates into the protein MLPFTNKATIVDYDNNKARRTQSCWRIWRRLSRLQRKVVMVILLIGVLASFVVFRHFVLDETKDRGLDDNPLARKDEENKDWLGIGGGGQEGHDPVNDDFNPGVGDELEKDKGFKGRPGKRGPPKLGGQPIRDRDTDGGDPAEMNQPIRDEDTELADGERVLPHLGIQVPPDVVKEGENDEKEVVIPFPDNEERNLGNNDPHSMYGAKNDRQRAVVDAFKHAWKAYKAHAWGHDELKPISKKWSEWFTLSLTMVDSLDTMVIMGLTDEFQEARDHIAQMSVTPNKDVNLFETTIRVLGSFLSTYHLTGDDMFLQKAVVLGDSLLRCFQSKSPVPFSDVNLYTGNAHAPRWGPDSSVSEVSTIQLEFRDLSFTTGDPKYKQAVDKVMMHLHNLPKKEGLVPIFINANSGQFRPNSILTLGARADSYYEYLLKQWLQTSKSEKIFLDEYSAAVEGIKKKLLGQSEPNKLTFIGELHRDSFTPKMDELACFFPGTLALGHFNGLPESHLELAQEVAHTCFQMYAQMPTFLAPEITYFNTLPGVKEDLIIKPADTHNLLRPETIESFFYLYRITGQNFYREWAWKIFQAFEKYTKIPGGGYSSIGNVKNPDNVNMRDKMESFFLGETLKYLFLIFSDDPNLIPLDKYVFNTEAHPLPVRDGRGNQVQ
- the LOC121428457 gene encoding endoplasmic reticulum mannosyl-oligosaccharide 1,2-alpha-mannosidase-like isoform X1 is translated as MLPFTNKATIVDYDNNKARRTQSCWRIWRRLSRLQRKVVMVILLIGVLASFVVFRHFVLDETKDRGLDDNPLARKDEENKDWLGIGGGGQEGHDPVNDDFNPGVGDELEKDKGFKGRPGKRGPPKLGGQPIRDRDTDGGDPAEMNQPIRDEDTELADGERVLPHLGIQVPPDVVKEGVRNNEDDVYIADNISDDDNDDGEEYDIDRSDVGAAAGALGENDEKEVVIPFPDNEERNLGNNDPHSMYGAKNDRQRAVVDAFKHAWKAYKAHAWGHDELKPISKKWSEWFTLSLTMVDSLDTMVIMGLTDEFQEARDHIAQMSVTPNKDVNLFETTIRVLGSFLSTYHLTGDDMFLQKAVVLGDSLLRCFQSKSPVPFSDVNLYTGNAHAPRWGPDSSVSEVSTIQLEFRDLSFTTGDPKYKQAVDKVMMHLHNLPKKEGLVPIFINANSGQFRPNSILTLGARADSYYEYLLKQWLQTSKSEKIFLDEYSAAVEGIKKKLLGQSEPNKLTFIGELHRDSFTPKMDELACFFPGTLALGHFNGLPESHLELAQEVAHTCFQMYAQMPTFLAPEITYFNTLPGVKEDLIIKPADTHNLLRPETIESFFYLYRITGQNFYREWAWKIFQAFEKYTKIPGGGYSSIGNVKNPDNVNMRDKMESFFLGETLKYLFLIFSDDPNLIPLDKYVFNTEAHPLPVRDGRGNQVQ